A stretch of DNA from Paenibacillus albus:
AAGCCGAGCACGACCATGCAGCATTGCCCCCACATGGCTCTGCGCCAAACATCGTCATTGCTTACATTGACCGAGCCTCGAAATGGCTGGTCGGGATTCCGGCGCATGCTGAGCAGAAACATAGGCAGCAGCAGTAACGCGACCACGGCATGCAGAGGATCGAAGTAGCCGTAACCGAGATAGAGGAAGAAGCTCAAGAAGCCGACAGTACCGGAGACCAGCAGCGCCATTCGCGCCCAGTGCAAGCTGTACCGCATTCCGTAGCGGCCCAGTTGATAATAGATAACGCCAAGTGAGATCATCGTTCCGGCCAATGTTATCCGATCATGCGACATGAAATGCAGCAAGCGGTGGTTGATGTGATGGAGATCATCGCGCTTTAGGCCGAGGAATGCTTCATCATAAGGAAGCAGCACTGAGGTGGCAGCGATCATCCATGCGAGCAGCCCGCCGACGATCATGCCAATGCCGAGCAGGCACATCCAGCCCCAATGCCGCCAGAAGGACGCAGGCTCCGGCGCGGGAAGCAGCCTCGTCTTCTCATGCAAGATCGCTTCATTGACGCGCTTTGGCAGTCCCGGTCCGGCAAAAACAAGCCCGGCATGGAGGATGACATAGGAAGCGCCTGCGGCCATCGCGTCCAACGCATCCTGCGGCTCATAGAGGCCAGCGGCCGATATCAGCTTAAAGTCGGCGCAAGGACTTGCCAGCTCCCGAAGCAGCTTCAGCTTCGCAAGGCAGCTTTGCCGATCCTGCGGGTCAAGCGCGAGCCCGCCAGTATCCGCCGCTCGCGATTCGCCGATGACGGCGCCCGTCCATGAGGCTAGCTCGGCAGCCTTTAATATTTCCACAAGAGTCGTTTCCTCGGCGTCATGAGGAATATAGAGAAACAAAGGCGCGTCATGAAGATCGTTATCCGCGCGCGCAGAGATGCGAAGCTGCTTCAGCAGCCATGCAGTCTCTTCCGGCGCGACAAGCGGCTGCTGCAGCGCATCCACGAAGAAGCCGGCTGCGCCTGCCTGCCGCAGCTGCCGCATCATCGGCAGCAGCTGCGCGAGCGCCTGCTCCGGCGTGCTCCCCAGCTGCGGCATCACCCGCACGAGCTGCGGCAGCGCATGCCCCGGCTTCGCGAGGCGGGAGGCAGCCGCAGCGATGCCGGAGCTCTCCGCGTACGCCGGATAAACGATGCGCTCATGCGCGGCATCGAGCATGATCGGCGCAGCGGCGGCGCTTGTCCCGCCGGCCGCAAAGGCAGCAGGCTCGGCCATCACCGGGCCGAGCTCTATAAAGCCGAAGCCGAACTGCGCCATTGCCCGGTGAGCGGTTCCGGCAGGATCGACGCTGCCCGCCAGGCCGACGGGCGCATGCAGCTCAACACCGCCGATGCTGCTGTGCAGTAGAGCCGACGGCTCCATATGTCCGAGCGTACGGATAACGAAGGAGCCTAGCGGCAAGCGGCTTAGCGCACCGATCGCGCCTAGTGTAACGGAGCGTGCCATTCGCCCGGGAAGGCGAAACAAGAGGGGGCGGAATAGGGTTTGATAAGACCAATCTGGCATAGGCTTCTGACACTCCCTCGGCATGTGCGGGTCATTTTGTAATTGTAGTATAGCAAAATAGCTTTACCAGCATTTACATAATTTTTCCCGGCCTGACGATATGAGAAACGTCCGTTTCGAAAGCCTAATCGGCAGCCGGAACGGACGTTATTTGTTAGTAGTTTGCTTGGGTTAGCCCTCTACGTGAAGATCATCGCCTGGAGCCATAACCTTCCCTTTCAGACCGCGCGCTTCAAGCTGGCTGACGAACTGCTCGGCATCCTGCTTAATGAGCGGGAATGTGCTGTGATGGATCGGAACAACCAGCTTCGCATTGTACCACTCTGCCGCTTGCAGCGCATCTTCCGGCCCCATCGTGTAATGGTCGCCGATTGGAACGAAGGCAACGTCAATTTTGTGGCGGTCGCCAATTAGCTTCATATCACTGAATAGCGACGTGTCGCCGGCATGGAGAATGGTCAGCCCTTCAGCAAATACGAGGAAGCCGGCTGGCATGCCAGCGTACAGAATTTGCTTGGTTGCTTCATCGACGATACCGGAGCTGTGGAAAGCATGGACCATCTTTGCTTTTGCAAAACCGAGATCGACCGTTCCGCCCATATTCATGCCGATGGTCTGTGCGCCTTGCCAGGACATATACGTAGCAAGCTCGACAATAGCTACGACCGGAACATTGTTCGCGCTTGCGATCGGGGCGGCATCGCCGATATGATCGCCATGCGCGTGCGTGAGCAGGACAGCGTCTGTCTTAATCGAATCTGCCTTCAGGACAGCGGCTGGATTGCCCGTCAAGAAGGGATCGATAATCAGCGATTTGTCCCCGGTATGAATTTGAATACATGCATGACCATGATAGGTTATTTTCACGAGCGATCGACTCCTTAGGGAGAATTGGACACCTCTTTAGTGTGCCAGATTGTGGAGCGCGAATCAATTTGGGGCTATAATAGCCATATCCAATTCGCCTAAGGTACAGTTTCGCCAGGGCATCAGTAGAGGAGAGAAGAAGATGGCACTTGAAGTCGAACGCAAATTTCTGCTGCCTGTCTATCCAGCGGCGCTTGTTCAATCAGGTGAGCTTGTCATTCTGTCAGAGCAGCGTATCGATCAGACCTATCTGGCCATTGCGGATAGTCAGGAGCTTCGGGTCCGCCGACTCGTCGATCTGGCGACGGGCACCGTACATTTCACGCATACGTTTAAATCCGGAGGCGGCCTCGTTCGGGAAGAGATCGAGTACGACATATCAGAAGGGCTTTACGAGCAGGTCATGCAAGCCTTTCAGGCCATTCCGCTGACGAAGAACCGCATTACGGCACGCTGGAACGATACGACGACCGTCGAAATCGACATTTATGACCAGATTCAGCTGACGGTGCTCGAGGTTGAATTCGAATCTGAAAAGGAAGCGTTGGCGTTCGTGCCGCCCGACTGGTTCGGGCAAGATATAAGCTCGGCAAAGGAGTACAGCAATAAGAAAGTGTGGCGCGATCTGCAGACAAGGGGGCGGAGCTGATGGAGCAGCAGAGCATTCTCGAAGCGGCGGAGCAGCTGGCCCGCGCTGAGCTTGGAGGCGATACATCGGGCCATGATTGGTGGCATGTCTATCGCGTCGCGCGGATGGCAGAGCGGCTCGCGAAGCAGGAAGGCGCGAATGTATTCCTATGCGTCCTCGCTGCGCTGCTGCATGACGTTGCAGATGAGAAGCTGAATCCGTCGAAGGAGGCGGGACTGCTTAAAGTGAGCAGCTGGCTGAATGGACAAGCGCTATCCGAGGCCGACAATGCGCACGTCATGGAGATTATCTCGACCATGTCCTACAATGCCGGCAAGAACCCGCCGATGCGGACGATTGAAGGCAGGGTCGTGCAGGACGCGGATCGACTTGATGCGATTGGAGCGATCGCTATTGCGCGCTGCTTCACTTATGCCGGCTGGAAGGGCGATCCCATGTATGATCCTTCGCTCGCCCCCCGCAACGGAATGACGCCGAAGGAGTATCGCGAAGGAAGAAATACGGCGATTAATCATTTCTATGAGAAGCTGCTGAAGCTGAAGGATCGCATCAATACGCCGGCTGCGAAGCAAATTGCCGATGAGCGGCACAAGTATATGGAGGCGTACCTCTCGCAGTTCATGCAGGAATGGGAAGGTACGGACAGCTAGCTTCTTCGATAAAAGAAAGCCGAGAGTGCTCTCGTCATGGGACGAATGGAACGCTCTCGGCTTTTTGCTAAACGTTGTTGTGAATGTTGCTGAACACGCGCTATACGCCAACTCCGTAGTAATGAAAACCAAGCTGGAGCATCCGCTCTTTGTTATAAATATTGCGAAGATCGAAGAAGTATGGCGAATGAAGCAGACTTTGCATTCGCTCCAGGTCGAGGTTGCGGAACTGATGCCACTCCGTCACGATGACGACGCCATCACAGTCCTGGACCGCTACATATTCATCGTCGCAGAACTGGACGCTGCTGTTCACATCTATTAGTTCCTTGCGTGCTGGCTCCATGCCTGCCGGGTCGAATAACCGCAGTTGGGCACCGCGTGCTGCCAGCTCACGGATAATGGTGAGTGCAGGAGCGCTGCGAATGTCGTCTGTCTTCGGTTTGAACGTTAGTCCAAGCACGGCCAGCCGCTTGCCACTGAGCGAGCCAAGCGCACGCTCAATCTTATGGACCATCCGCTGCTGCTGCTGTGCATTGACTTCAATTGCCGCCTCGACAAGGCGCATTGGCGCGTCGTGCTTACGCCCGATATGAGCCAGTGCATGTGTATCTTTCGGAAAGCAGCTGCCGCCGTAGCCTGGCCCGGCGTGCAGGAATTTTGAACCGATTCGACCGTCTTTGCCAATGGCATATGCGACCTGCTGCACATCCGCGCCAACCGCCTCGCAGAGGCCTGAAATCTCATTAATAAACGAAATCTTCATGGCGAGAAAAGCGTTGTTCGCATACTTGATCATCTCGGCGCTCTCAAGAGTCGTATGAATGAACGGCGTCTCGTTCAGGAACAGTACCCGGTATACCTGCTTCATTATCTCACGCGCCTCATCCGATTCTGCGCCGATGACGACTTTGTCTGGATGCGTAAAATCATAAACGGCCGTTCCCTCACGAAGAAACTCAGGGTTCGACACGATATCAAACCGGGCGCTCGAGCCGCGCTGATGCAACCGCTCTGCAATGAGCTCTTTAAGCTTGCGGCTCGTTCCGATCGGTACGGTGCTCTTGGTTACGATGACTTTGTAGCCTTCATTCATATGAGCAGCAATTTCCTCAGCCACGCTCATAACATCGCTCAGGTTTACGCCGCCGTCCGCCATCTGAGGCGTACCGACAGCAATATAGATCACATCAGCGAAGGGGACTGCCTCCGCGATATCCAATGTAAAGTGAAGGCGCTGCGATTGCACATTTCGAATAACCATCTCCGATAGACCAGGCTCATAAATCGGCACAACCCCGTGCTGCAGGGCATTGATTCGAGCTGCATTGGTATCCACACACATCGTTTCCATCCCGAAATCGGCAAGACAAGATCCTGTAACGAGTCCGACATAGCCTGTACCGACGACAGTTATTTTGTACATAGCGCCTCCTCATTTAAGGTGAGTACAACCGGACAATGATCGCTGCCCAAGACGTGACAGTCGATCTGCGAGTCAATAAGTGCGGGCTCAAGCCTTGCGGAGACGACAAAATAGTCAATACGCCATCCCACATTCCGCTCGCGCACCTTCGGCATGTACGACCACCATGAATACACATCCGTACGGTCCGGGTAGAAATGACGGAAGGAGTCGGTGAAGCCGGCTCCGAGCAGCTGCGTCATCTTCTCGCGTTCCTCTAGAGTAAAGCCGGAGTTGCCGAGATTCGGCTTCGGATGCTTCAAGTCGATTTCCTTATGCGCGACGTTCAAGTCACCACACAGAATGACAGGCTTCTTCGCGTCTAGCTCGACCAGGTATCGGCGGAATCGCTCTTCCCATTCCAACCGGTAATCCAGCCGTGATAGGTCGCGCTTGGCGTTCGGTGTATAGACGTTAACGAGGTAGAAGCCTTCGAACTCAAGCGTGAGTAGCCTGCCTTCCGGCTCATAATCCTCTTCCATGCCATAGCGCACGGATAGCGGCTCCACTCGAGTGAAGACGGCCGTACCCGAGTAACCCTTCTTCTCGGCATAGTTCCAATATGTCTTGTACGCGTCGCCAAGCTCCATCTCAATCTGGCCTTCCTGCAGCTTCGTCTCCTGCAAGCAGAACAAATCTGCGTCTACCTCGGCAAAATAATCATAAAATCCTTTTGTGACACAGGCGCGAAGCCCATTTACATTCCATGATACGAGTTTCATTTCTAGTCTATTCTCCTTGTTCTAGCTTGTATGCTTTCAGTGTAGCATACCTATGCTCATTGTATCTGTCACAACAAATATCAAATAATTGCAAAGGCAGCGGATACGAGGGCGAGAGCGATTATTATGAAGAGCCGAATTGTACTATAATGGGATAAAAATCATGACCATTACATAAGCGGCGAGGGGAACGAGTACGTATGGCATCGGCATCGAAGAAAGAGCGAGGCAAGTACATCAATAGCATTCCGACGAATATGGGAATGAGCTTTAAATCAATCGTCAGCATGCTGCGCGATACGGTACGTGGCAATCCGAAGCGCAATCCGGCGCAGCCGATCCCGTTCAAGCAGGCCGCATTCGCGGCACAGCCTACGGCTGATCAGCCGCAGGTAACCTGGTTCGGACATTCCGCGTTCTTGCTTGAGCTTGAGGGGCGGAGGCTGCTGTTTGATCCGATGTTTGCGCAGTCGCCATCGCCTGTTCCGATCTTCGGAGGCAAACGCTACAGCGGTTCGCTGCCTATTGAGCCAGAAGATTTCCCCGAGCTGGACGCTATCGTTCTATCCCATGACCATTACGATCATCTGCATAAAGGCTCCATATTGAAGCTGAAGCAGAAGACGCAACGCTTCATCGTACCGCTCGGCGTAGGCAGCAGATTGCGCAGCTGGGGCATTGATCCGGCCCAAATTACGGAGCATGACTGGTGGGAGGAGCTGGAGCTGTTTCAATTGAAGCTCGTATGCGCGCCGGCGCGGCATTTCTCGGGGAGAGGCTTGCTCGACCGCAATTCGACCTTATGGAGCTCATGGGTCATTGCCGGCGAACGCCACAAGGTGTTCTTCAGCGGAGACAGCGGCTATGGGCCGCATTTCAAAGAAATCGGGGAGCGGTACGGTCCGTTCGACCTGACGCTCATGGAATGCGGGCAATATGACGAACGCTGGGCCGCGATTCACATGATGCCGGAAGAGAC
This window harbors:
- a CDS encoding MBL fold metallo-hydrolase, producing the protein MASASKKERGKYINSIPTNMGMSFKSIVSMLRDTVRGNPKRNPAQPIPFKQAAFAAQPTADQPQVTWFGHSAFLLELEGRRLLFDPMFAQSPSPVPIFGGKRYSGSLPIEPEDFPELDAIVLSHDHYDHLHKGSILKLKQKTQRFIVPLGVGSRLRSWGIDPAQITEHDWWEELELFQLKLVCAPARHFSGRGLLDRNSTLWSSWVIAGERHKVFFSGDSGYGPHFKEIGERYGPFDLTLMECGQYDERWAAIHMMPEETVQAHLDVQGRLLIPVHWGAFTLAFHDWYDPIERAMKAAKERGVLFAAPHIGETVVAGSGVYPSAPWWRG
- a CDS encoding metal-dependent hydrolase; translation: MKITYHGHACIQIHTGDKSLIIDPFLTGNPAAVLKADSIKTDAVLLTHAHGDHIGDAAPIASANNVPVVAIVELATYMSWQGAQTIGMNMGGTVDLGFAKAKMVHAFHSSGIVDEATKQILYAGMPAGFLVFAEGLTILHAGDTSLFSDMKLIGDRHKIDVAFVPIGDHYTMGPEDALQAAEWYNAKLVVPIHHSTFPLIKQDAEQFVSQLEARGLKGKVMAPGDDLHVEG
- a CDS encoding HD domain-containing protein, with the protein product MEQQSILEAAEQLARAELGGDTSGHDWWHVYRVARMAERLAKQEGANVFLCVLAALLHDVADEKLNPSKEAGLLKVSSWLNGQALSEADNAHVMEIISTMSYNAGKNPPMRTIEGRVVQDADRLDAIGAIAIARCFTYAGWKGDPMYDPSLAPRNGMTPKEYREGRNTAINHFYEKLLKLKDRINTPAAKQIADERHKYMEAYLSQFMQEWEGTDS
- a CDS encoding dihydroorotate dehydrogenase — encoded protein: MPDWSYQTLFRPLLFRLPGRMARSVTLGAIGALSRLPLGSFVIRTLGHMEPSALLHSSIGGVELHAPVGLAGSVDPAGTAHRAMAQFGFGFIELGPVMAEPAAFAAGGTSAAAAPIMLDAAHERIVYPAYAESSGIAAAASRLAKPGHALPQLVRVMPQLGSTPEQALAQLLPMMRQLRQAGAAGFFVDALQQPLVAPEETAWLLKQLRISARADNDLHDAPLFLYIPHDAEETTLVEILKAAELASWTGAVIGESRAADTGGLALDPQDRQSCLAKLKLLRELASPCADFKLISAAGLYEPQDALDAMAAGASYVILHAGLVFAGPGLPKRVNEAILHEKTRLLPAPEPASFWRHWGWMCLLGIGMIVGGLLAWMIAATSVLLPYDEAFLGLKRDDLHHINHRLLHFMSHDRITLAGTMISLGVIYYQLGRYGMRYSLHWARMALLVSGTVGFLSFFLYLGYGYFDPLHAVVALLLLPMFLLSMRRNPDQPFRGSVNVSNDDVWRRAMWGQCCMVVLGFALVIGSITISGYGITTVFVPQDLAYMETTAAQLQAMNPHLVPLIAHDRAGFGGALFSDALALLMMSLWGLQQGQQWLWWTYLLGGAPAFIAAFSVHMHIGYTDFVHLSPALFALALYIGGLVLLYPYLMPRMRRQLQ
- a CDS encoding exodeoxyribonuclease III; this translates as MKLVSWNVNGLRACVTKGFYDYFAEVDADLFCLQETKLQEGQIEMELGDAYKTYWNYAEKKGYSGTAVFTRVEPLSVRYGMEEDYEPEGRLLTLEFEGFYLVNVYTPNAKRDLSRLDYRLEWEERFRRYLVELDAKKPVILCGDLNVAHKEIDLKHPKPNLGNSGFTLEEREKMTQLLGAGFTDSFRHFYPDRTDVYSWWSYMPKVRERNVGWRIDYFVVSARLEPALIDSQIDCHVLGSDHCPVVLTLNEEALCTK
- a CDS encoding UDP-glucose dehydrogenase family protein, which produces MYKITVVGTGYVGLVTGSCLADFGMETMCVDTNAARINALQHGVVPIYEPGLSEMVIRNVQSQRLHFTLDIAEAVPFADVIYIAVGTPQMADGGVNLSDVMSVAEEIAAHMNEGYKVIVTKSTVPIGTSRKLKELIAERLHQRGSSARFDIVSNPEFLREGTAVYDFTHPDKVVIGAESDEAREIMKQVYRVLFLNETPFIHTTLESAEMIKYANNAFLAMKISFINEISGLCEAVGADVQQVAYAIGKDGRIGSKFLHAGPGYGGSCFPKDTHALAHIGRKHDAPMRLVEAAIEVNAQQQQRMVHKIERALGSLSGKRLAVLGLTFKPKTDDIRSAPALTIIRELAARGAQLRLFDPAGMEPARKELIDVNSSVQFCDDEYVAVQDCDGVVIVTEWHQFRNLDLERMQSLLHSPYFFDLRNIYNKERMLQLGFHYYGVGV
- a CDS encoding CYTH domain-containing protein, which encodes MALEVERKFLLPVYPAALVQSGELVILSEQRIDQTYLAIADSQELRVRRLVDLATGTVHFTHTFKSGGGLVREEIEYDISEGLYEQVMQAFQAIPLTKNRITARWNDTTTVEIDIYDQIQLTVLEVEFESEKEALAFVPPDWFGQDISSAKEYSNKKVWRDLQTRGRS